The Danio rerio strain Tuebingen ecotype United States chromosome 10, GRCz12tu, whole genome shotgun sequence genome contains a region encoding:
- the gigyf1b gene encoding GRB10-interacting GYF protein 1 isoform X23: protein MTAETLNFGPEWLRALSRGASVTSPPPSPAMPKSKLADYRYGREEMLALYVKDNKIPEDMQDKEFAAILQDEPQQPLALVPLTEEEQRNFSMSVNSVAVLRLMGKGGGAVPTGVARGRGSTRGGRGRGRGEGGFYQRSVDEEVGFGRGREMHRSQSWDDRGERRFEKPLRREVGRGGFEDSGAVGRKDYARSDSDNWRTLREEQEEEEAAAEPGGSWRIAGGRRDDGGPRSAGWREHISGEGRRRKFDFDFRDGEGGRRRAGSEGGEEERDGLPEWCTDEEEGEMGTFDSSGAFMCIKKNSRDAILEDQELEFEALEEEEECCQEKKDSPADKLEECEAATVYDGDRKSLSSSPHAVSVPAAVLPSEQETLKPIIVPPPKPAPQPAEDAVPASGTTSQTHSSSPPSSTATDLPAVGGDTEEEDGMKHLQQEAEKMVASLQDTSLEEECFTHALQESHISAAHTHTHPNTHTLSHSTPHTLPHSASALPLSHESAMKWFYKDPQGEIQGPFTTVEMCEWFQAGYFAMNLLVKRGCDEGFQPLGEVIKMWGRVPFSPGPSPPPLLGNMDQELLKKQLEQAATAALYQQLQMRFQHMNSRCSETGMMPAMNRSMSVPDTGPMWDMPTSVSQQSGGETSLWDLTMSNSTQGPTLEHLQKIQQERREAELRVKREEEERKRREEKRRQQEEQKRREEEEIYRKKQCRQQQELIMKFLQQSQQQSMSGSSGWSGSQTGALSLGKATGKSMGLLELEAERIHKQQQQRAQQQQRHGGLTMGQWNDGPSGMWSGSSMDGKVGGGNPAMGMWDEAMKNQSSHRNIGLRNSRSSPSLSDQYMLNRRKRTDEEERLLKLLQGMKPQDGFTTWCEQMLHALNTSANNASLDVPTIVAYLKEVESPYEVHDFIRIYLGDTIEAKEFAKQFLERRAKQKANHQRQQQQVSERLSKEVSGLNMNFPLQSMFQAAHISYSFLGGGELEQVEDY, encoded by the exons AGAAACTTCTCCATGTCTGTGAACAGTGTGGCTGTGCTAAGGCTTATGGGTAAAGGAGGTGGAGCTGTGCCAACAGGTGTAGCTAGAGGTCGTGGAAGCACTCGAGGAGGTCGAG GGAGAGGCAGAGGAGAGGGCGGATTCTACCAAAGAAGTGTGGATGAAGAGGTCGGCTTTGGCCGAGGACGAGAGATGCATCGCAGCCAGAGCTGGGATGACAG AGGTGAGCGGCGCTTTGAGAAGCCCTTGAGGCGTGAGGTTGGCCGTGGTGGATTTGAGGATAGTGGAGCAGTAGGAAGGAAGGACTATGCACGTTCTGACAGTGATAACTGGCGAACTCTCCGAGAAgagcaggaggaagaggaggcgGCAGCAGAACCTGGAGGAAGCTGGAGGATTGCAGGAGGTCGCCGTGATG ATGGGGGTCCTCGTTCAGCTGGTTGGCGGGAACACATCAGTGGGGAAGGCCGTCGGAGGAAGTTTGACTTTGATTTTCGTGATGGAGAAGGTGGACGGAGGAGAGCGGGAAGCGAGGGAGGAGAGGAAGAACGAGATGGCCTGCCTGAGTGGTGCACTGATGAAGAAGAAGGCGAGATGGGAACCTTTGATTCTTCTGGAGCCTTCATGTGCATCAAg AAAAACTCCAGAGATGCAATCCTTGAAGACCAGGAACTGGAATTTGAGGCtctggaggaggaagaggagtgttGTCAGGAAAAGAAAGACAGCCCTGCTGATAAAT TGGAAGAGTGTGAAGCAGCCACTGTGTATGATGGTGACAGGAAGTCATTATCATCGTCTCCTCATGCTGTGTCTGTGCCTGCCGCTGTACTCCCTTCAGAACAAGAAACCCTTAAACCCATAATCGTTCCTCCCCCAAAACCTGCTCCCCAGCCAGCTGAAG ATGCAGTTCCAGCAAGTGGCACCACCTCACAGACACACAGCTCCTCTCCTCCCTCATCCACTGCTACTGATCTTCCAGCAGTAGGGGGAGACACAGAGGAGGAAGACGGCATGAAGCACCTTCAGCAG GAGGCTGAGAAGATGGTTGCGTCCCTGCAAGACACATCTCTTGAAGAGGAATGTTTCACTCACGCTCTTCAGGAGAGCCACATCTCCGctgcacacacccacacacacccaaatacacacacactctctcactccACTCCACACACTCTCCCTCACTCTGCCAGCGCCCTCCCACTGTCCCACGAATCTGCAATGAAGTGGTTCTACAAAGACCCTCAAGGAGAGATTCAAG GTCCATTCACTACAGTGGAGATGTGTGAGTGGTTTCAGGCAGGGTATTTCGCCATGAACCTGCTGGTCAAGCGTGGCTGTGATGAGGGATTTCAGCCCCTGGGTGAAGTGATCAAGATGTGGGGGCGTGTGCCTTTCTCTCCTGGACCCTCCCCTCCTCCACTTCTG GGGAATATGGACCAGGAGCTGTTGAAGAAACAGTTAGAACAAGCTGCAACTGCAGCCCTTTACCAACAACTCCAGATGAGATTTCAGCACATGAACAG CAGGTGTAGCGAGACTGGCATGATGCCTGCGATGAACAGGTCCATGTCAGTGCCAGACACCGGGCCCATGTGGGACATGCCTACCTCAGTCTCTCAGCAGTCAG GCGGTGAGACCAGTCTGTGGGACTTAACCATGAGTAACTCCACTCAGGGTCCAACTCTTGAACATTTGCAGAAA ATCCAGCAGGAGAGGCGTGAAGCTGAACTCAGGGTGAAGCGTGAAGAAGAGGAGAGAAAACGAAGGGAGGAAAAGCGCCGGCAGCAAGAGGAACAGAAAAGGAGAGAGGAGGAGGAGATTTATAGAAAAAAGCAG TGCCGCCAGCAGCAGGAGTTGATCATGAAGTTTTTGCAGCAGAGCCAGCAGCAGAGCATGTCTGGGAGCTCAGGGTGGAGCGGAAGCCAGACAGGAGCTCTGTCTTTGGGCAAAGCTACAGGAAAGAGCATGGGACTCCTGGAGCTGGAGGCAGAGAGAATTCACaaacagcagcagcagagagCTCAGCAGCAGCAAAGG CATGGAGGTTTGACAATGGGCCAATGGAATGATGGGCCATCAGGGATGTGGTCAGGATCTAGCATGGATGGGAAGGTCGGAGGGGGCAACCCTGCCATGGGCATGTGGGATGAGGCCATGAAAAACCAATCCAGCCATCGCAACATTGGCCTGAGGAACAGCCGCAGCAGTCCCTCTCTCAG TGATCAGTACATGCTGAATCGTCGTAAACGTACTGATGAAGAGGAGAGACTTCTCAAGCTTCTTCAAGGGATGAAACCTCAGGATGGCTTCACCACTTGGTGTGAACAGATGCTCCATGCTCTCAACACTTCTGCAAATAATGCTTCTTTGGATG TGCCCACCATTGTGGCATATTTGAAGGAAGTGGAATCTCCGTATGAAGTTCACGATTTTATCCGCATTTATCTGGGCGATACCATTGAAGCCAAAGAGTTTGCCAAGCAGTTCCTGGAGCGCCGTGCCAAACAGAAAGCAAACCACCAGAGACAGCAGCAGCAGGTTTCTGAACGA CTGTCCAAGGAAGTCTCTGGATTGAACATGAACTTCCCCCTGCAG TCAATGTTCCAGGCAGCTCACATAA GCTATTCATTCCTGGGGGGAGGTGAGCTGGAGCAGGTGGAGGATTACTGA
- the gigyf1b gene encoding GRB10-interacting GYF protein 1 isoform X15, whose amino-acid sequence MTAETLNFGPEWLRALSRGASVTSPPPSPAMPKSKLADYRYGREEMLALYVKDNKIPEDMQDKEFAAILQDEPQQPLALVPLTEEEQRNFSMSVNSVAVLRLMGKGGGAVPTGVARGRGSTRGGRGRGRGEGGFYQRSVDEEVGFGRGREMHRSQSWDDRGERRFEKPLRREVGRGGFEDSGAVGRKDYARSDSDNWRTLREEQEEEEAAAEPGGSWRIAGGRRDDGGPRSAGWREHISGEGRRRKFDFDFRDGEGGRRRAGSEGGEEERDGLPEWCTDEEEGEMGTFDSSGAFMCIKKNSRDAILEDQELEFEALEEEEECCQEKKDSPADKLEECEAATVYDGDRKSLSSSPHAVSVPAAVLPSEQETLKPIIVPPPKPAPQPAEDAVPASGTTSQTHSSSPPSSTATDLPAVGGDTEEEDGMKHLQQEAEKMVASLQDTSLEEECFTHALQESHISAAHTHTHPNTHTLSHSTPHTLPHSASALPLSHESAMKWFYKDPQGEIQGPFTTVEMCEWFQAGYFAMNLLVKRGCDEGFQPLGEVIKMWGRVPFSPGPSPPPLLGNMDQELLKKQLEQAATAALYQQLQMRFQHMNSRCSETGMMPAMNRSMSVPDTGPMWDMPTSVSQQSGGETSLWDLTMSNSTQGPTLEHLQKIQQERREAELRVKREEEERKRREEKRRQQEEQKRREEEEIYRKKQCRQQQELIMKFLQQSQQQSMSGSSGWSGSQTGALSLGKATGKSMGLLELEAERIHKQQQQRAQQQQRHGGLTMGQWNDGPSGMWSGSSMDGKVGGGNPAMGMWDEAMKNQSSHRNIGLRNSRSSPSLSDQYMLNRRKRTDEEERLLKLLQGMKPQDGFTTWCEQMLHALNTSANNASLDVPTIVAYLKEVESPYEVHDFIRIYLGDTIEAKEFAKQFLERRAKQKANHQRQQQQLSKEVSGLNMNFPLQSMFQAAHISKGGSVYDTQGGKAKKKPSMMLHSDPSILGYSFLGGGELEQVEDY is encoded by the exons AGAAACTTCTCCATGTCTGTGAACAGTGTGGCTGTGCTAAGGCTTATGGGTAAAGGAGGTGGAGCTGTGCCAACAGGTGTAGCTAGAGGTCGTGGAAGCACTCGAGGAGGTCGAG GGAGAGGCAGAGGAGAGGGCGGATTCTACCAAAGAAGTGTGGATGAAGAGGTCGGCTTTGGCCGAGGACGAGAGATGCATCGCAGCCAGAGCTGGGATGACAG AGGTGAGCGGCGCTTTGAGAAGCCCTTGAGGCGTGAGGTTGGCCGTGGTGGATTTGAGGATAGTGGAGCAGTAGGAAGGAAGGACTATGCACGTTCTGACAGTGATAACTGGCGAACTCTCCGAGAAgagcaggaggaagaggaggcgGCAGCAGAACCTGGAGGAAGCTGGAGGATTGCAGGAGGTCGCCGTGATG ATGGGGGTCCTCGTTCAGCTGGTTGGCGGGAACACATCAGTGGGGAAGGCCGTCGGAGGAAGTTTGACTTTGATTTTCGTGATGGAGAAGGTGGACGGAGGAGAGCGGGAAGCGAGGGAGGAGAGGAAGAACGAGATGGCCTGCCTGAGTGGTGCACTGATGAAGAAGAAGGCGAGATGGGAACCTTTGATTCTTCTGGAGCCTTCATGTGCATCAAg AAAAACTCCAGAGATGCAATCCTTGAAGACCAGGAACTGGAATTTGAGGCtctggaggaggaagaggagtgttGTCAGGAAAAGAAAGACAGCCCTGCTGATAAAT TGGAAGAGTGTGAAGCAGCCACTGTGTATGATGGTGACAGGAAGTCATTATCATCGTCTCCTCATGCTGTGTCTGTGCCTGCCGCTGTACTCCCTTCAGAACAAGAAACCCTTAAACCCATAATCGTTCCTCCCCCAAAACCTGCTCCCCAGCCAGCTGAAG ATGCAGTTCCAGCAAGTGGCACCACCTCACAGACACACAGCTCCTCTCCTCCCTCATCCACTGCTACTGATCTTCCAGCAGTAGGGGGAGACACAGAGGAGGAAGACGGCATGAAGCACCTTCAGCAG GAGGCTGAGAAGATGGTTGCGTCCCTGCAAGACACATCTCTTGAAGAGGAATGTTTCACTCACGCTCTTCAGGAGAGCCACATCTCCGctgcacacacccacacacacccaaatacacacacactctctcactccACTCCACACACTCTCCCTCACTCTGCCAGCGCCCTCCCACTGTCCCACGAATCTGCAATGAAGTGGTTCTACAAAGACCCTCAAGGAGAGATTCAAG GTCCATTCACTACAGTGGAGATGTGTGAGTGGTTTCAGGCAGGGTATTTCGCCATGAACCTGCTGGTCAAGCGTGGCTGTGATGAGGGATTTCAGCCCCTGGGTGAAGTGATCAAGATGTGGGGGCGTGTGCCTTTCTCTCCTGGACCCTCCCCTCCTCCACTTCTG GGGAATATGGACCAGGAGCTGTTGAAGAAACAGTTAGAACAAGCTGCAACTGCAGCCCTTTACCAACAACTCCAGATGAGATTTCAGCACATGAACAG CAGGTGTAGCGAGACTGGCATGATGCCTGCGATGAACAGGTCCATGTCAGTGCCAGACACCGGGCCCATGTGGGACATGCCTACCTCAGTCTCTCAGCAGTCAG GCGGTGAGACCAGTCTGTGGGACTTAACCATGAGTAACTCCACTCAGGGTCCAACTCTTGAACATTTGCAGAAA ATCCAGCAGGAGAGGCGTGAAGCTGAACTCAGGGTGAAGCGTGAAGAAGAGGAGAGAAAACGAAGGGAGGAAAAGCGCCGGCAGCAAGAGGAACAGAAAAGGAGAGAGGAGGAGGAGATTTATAGAAAAAAGCAG TGCCGCCAGCAGCAGGAGTTGATCATGAAGTTTTTGCAGCAGAGCCAGCAGCAGAGCATGTCTGGGAGCTCAGGGTGGAGCGGAAGCCAGACAGGAGCTCTGTCTTTGGGCAAAGCTACAGGAAAGAGCATGGGACTCCTGGAGCTGGAGGCAGAGAGAATTCACaaacagcagcagcagagagCTCAGCAGCAGCAAAGG CATGGAGGTTTGACAATGGGCCAATGGAATGATGGGCCATCAGGGATGTGGTCAGGATCTAGCATGGATGGGAAGGTCGGAGGGGGCAACCCTGCCATGGGCATGTGGGATGAGGCCATGAAAAACCAATCCAGCCATCGCAACATTGGCCTGAGGAACAGCCGCAGCAGTCCCTCTCTCAG TGATCAGTACATGCTGAATCGTCGTAAACGTACTGATGAAGAGGAGAGACTTCTCAAGCTTCTTCAAGGGATGAAACCTCAGGATGGCTTCACCACTTGGTGTGAACAGATGCTCCATGCTCTCAACACTTCTGCAAATAATGCTTCTTTGGATG TGCCCACCATTGTGGCATATTTGAAGGAAGTGGAATCTCCGTATGAAGTTCACGATTTTATCCGCATTTATCTGGGCGATACCATTGAAGCCAAAGAGTTTGCCAAGCAGTTCCTGGAGCGCCGTGCCAAACAGAAAGCAAACCACCAGAGACAGCAGCAGCAG CTGTCCAAGGAAGTCTCTGGATTGAACATGAACTTCCCCCTGCAG TCAATGTTCCAGGCAGCTCACATAAGTAAGGGTGGCAGTGTGTACGACACTCAGGGAGGAAAAGCGAAGAAAAAGCCTAGCATGATGCTCCACTCTGACCCCAGTATCCTCG GCTATTCATTCCTGGGGGGAGGTGAGCTGGAGCAGGTGGAGGATTACTGA
- the gigyf1b gene encoding GRB10-interacting GYF protein 1 isoform X12, with the protein MTAETLNFGPEWLRALSRGASVTSPPPSPAMPKSKLADYRYGREEMLALYVKDNKIPEDMQDKEFAAILQDEPQQPLALVPLTEEEQRNFSMSVNSVAVLRLMGKGGGAVPTGVARGRGSTRGGRGRGRGEGGFYQRSVDEEVGFGRGREMHRSQSWDDRGERRFEKPLRREVGRGGFEDSGAVGRKDYARSDSDNWRTLREEQEEEEAAAEPGGSWRIAGGRRDDGGPRSAGWREHISGEGRRRKFDFDFRDGEGGRRRAGSEGGEEERDGLPEWCTDEEEGEMGTFDSSGAFMCIKKNSRDAILEDQELEFEALEEEEECCQEKKDSPADKLEECEAATVYDGDRKSLSSSPHAVSVPAAVLPSEQETLKPIIVPPPKPAPQPAEDAVPASGTTSQTHSSSPPSSTATDLPAVGGDTEEEDGMKHLQQEAEKMVASLQDTSLEEECFTHALQESHISAAHTHTHPNTHTLSHSTPHTLPHSASALPLSHESAMKWFYKDPQGEIQGPFTTVEMCEWFQAGYFAMNLLVKRGCDEGFQPLGEVIKMWGRVPFSPGPSPPPLLVRDKGNMDQELLKKQLEQAATAALYQQLQMRFQHMNRCSETGMMPAMNRSMSVPDTGPMWDMPTSVSQQSGGETSLWDLTMSNSTQGPTLEHLQKIQQERREAELRVKREEEERKRREEKRRQQEEQKRREEEEIYRKKQCRQQQELIMKFLQQSQQQSMSGSSGWSGSQTGALSLGKATGKSMGLLELEAERIHKQQQQRAQQQQRHGGLTMGQWNDGPSGMWSGSSMDGKVGGGNPAMGMWDEAMKNQSSHRNIGLRNSRSSPSLSDQYMLNRRKRTDEEERLLKLLQGMKPQDGFTTWCEQMLHALNTSANNASLDVPTIVAYLKEVESPYEVHDFIRIYLGDTIEAKEFAKQFLERRAKQKANHQRQQQQLSKEVSGLNMNFPLQSMFQAAHISKGGSVYDTQGGKAKKKPSMMLHSDPSILGYSFLGGGELEQVEDY; encoded by the exons AGAAACTTCTCCATGTCTGTGAACAGTGTGGCTGTGCTAAGGCTTATGGGTAAAGGAGGTGGAGCTGTGCCAACAGGTGTAGCTAGAGGTCGTGGAAGCACTCGAGGAGGTCGAG GGAGAGGCAGAGGAGAGGGCGGATTCTACCAAAGAAGTGTGGATGAAGAGGTCGGCTTTGGCCGAGGACGAGAGATGCATCGCAGCCAGAGCTGGGATGACAG AGGTGAGCGGCGCTTTGAGAAGCCCTTGAGGCGTGAGGTTGGCCGTGGTGGATTTGAGGATAGTGGAGCAGTAGGAAGGAAGGACTATGCACGTTCTGACAGTGATAACTGGCGAACTCTCCGAGAAgagcaggaggaagaggaggcgGCAGCAGAACCTGGAGGAAGCTGGAGGATTGCAGGAGGTCGCCGTGATG ATGGGGGTCCTCGTTCAGCTGGTTGGCGGGAACACATCAGTGGGGAAGGCCGTCGGAGGAAGTTTGACTTTGATTTTCGTGATGGAGAAGGTGGACGGAGGAGAGCGGGAAGCGAGGGAGGAGAGGAAGAACGAGATGGCCTGCCTGAGTGGTGCACTGATGAAGAAGAAGGCGAGATGGGAACCTTTGATTCTTCTGGAGCCTTCATGTGCATCAAg AAAAACTCCAGAGATGCAATCCTTGAAGACCAGGAACTGGAATTTGAGGCtctggaggaggaagaggagtgttGTCAGGAAAAGAAAGACAGCCCTGCTGATAAAT TGGAAGAGTGTGAAGCAGCCACTGTGTATGATGGTGACAGGAAGTCATTATCATCGTCTCCTCATGCTGTGTCTGTGCCTGCCGCTGTACTCCCTTCAGAACAAGAAACCCTTAAACCCATAATCGTTCCTCCCCCAAAACCTGCTCCCCAGCCAGCTGAAG ATGCAGTTCCAGCAAGTGGCACCACCTCACAGACACACAGCTCCTCTCCTCCCTCATCCACTGCTACTGATCTTCCAGCAGTAGGGGGAGACACAGAGGAGGAAGACGGCATGAAGCACCTTCAGCAG GAGGCTGAGAAGATGGTTGCGTCCCTGCAAGACACATCTCTTGAAGAGGAATGTTTCACTCACGCTCTTCAGGAGAGCCACATCTCCGctgcacacacccacacacacccaaatacacacacactctctcactccACTCCACACACTCTCCCTCACTCTGCCAGCGCCCTCCCACTGTCCCACGAATCTGCAATGAAGTGGTTCTACAAAGACCCTCAAGGAGAGATTCAAG GTCCATTCACTACAGTGGAGATGTGTGAGTGGTTTCAGGCAGGGTATTTCGCCATGAACCTGCTGGTCAAGCGTGGCTGTGATGAGGGATTTCAGCCCCTGGGTGAAGTGATCAAGATGTGGGGGCGTGTGCCTTTCTCTCCTGGACCCTCCCCTCCTCCACTTCTGGTAAGAGACAAG GGGAATATGGACCAGGAGCTGTTGAAGAAACAGTTAGAACAAGCTGCAACTGCAGCCCTTTACCAACAACTCCAGATGAGATTTCAGCACATGAACAG GTGTAGCGAGACTGGCATGATGCCTGCGATGAACAGGTCCATGTCAGTGCCAGACACCGGGCCCATGTGGGACATGCCTACCTCAGTCTCTCAGCAGTCAG GCGGTGAGACCAGTCTGTGGGACTTAACCATGAGTAACTCCACTCAGGGTCCAACTCTTGAACATTTGCAGAAA ATCCAGCAGGAGAGGCGTGAAGCTGAACTCAGGGTGAAGCGTGAAGAAGAGGAGAGAAAACGAAGGGAGGAAAAGCGCCGGCAGCAAGAGGAACAGAAAAGGAGAGAGGAGGAGGAGATTTATAGAAAAAAGCAG TGCCGCCAGCAGCAGGAGTTGATCATGAAGTTTTTGCAGCAGAGCCAGCAGCAGAGCATGTCTGGGAGCTCAGGGTGGAGCGGAAGCCAGACAGGAGCTCTGTCTTTGGGCAAAGCTACAGGAAAGAGCATGGGACTCCTGGAGCTGGAGGCAGAGAGAATTCACaaacagcagcagcagagagCTCAGCAGCAGCAAAGG CATGGAGGTTTGACAATGGGCCAATGGAATGATGGGCCATCAGGGATGTGGTCAGGATCTAGCATGGATGGGAAGGTCGGAGGGGGCAACCCTGCCATGGGCATGTGGGATGAGGCCATGAAAAACCAATCCAGCCATCGCAACATTGGCCTGAGGAACAGCCGCAGCAGTCCCTCTCTCAG TGATCAGTACATGCTGAATCGTCGTAAACGTACTGATGAAGAGGAGAGACTTCTCAAGCTTCTTCAAGGGATGAAACCTCAGGATGGCTTCACCACTTGGTGTGAACAGATGCTCCATGCTCTCAACACTTCTGCAAATAATGCTTCTTTGGATG TGCCCACCATTGTGGCATATTTGAAGGAAGTGGAATCTCCGTATGAAGTTCACGATTTTATCCGCATTTATCTGGGCGATACCATTGAAGCCAAAGAGTTTGCCAAGCAGTTCCTGGAGCGCCGTGCCAAACAGAAAGCAAACCACCAGAGACAGCAGCAGCAG CTGTCCAAGGAAGTCTCTGGATTGAACATGAACTTCCCCCTGCAG TCAATGTTCCAGGCAGCTCACATAAGTAAGGGTGGCAGTGTGTACGACACTCAGGGAGGAAAAGCGAAGAAAAAGCCTAGCATGATGCTCCACTCTGACCCCAGTATCCTCG GCTATTCATTCCTGGGGGGAGGTGAGCTGGAGCAGGTGGAGGATTACTGA